The Solanum pennellii chromosome 7, SPENNV200 DNA segment atttaactttaaaaattagtcaaattgacttttaaaaagtaaatgacAAACAATATCGGACGGAGGAAGTATACGTGGAAAACACTATGGTCATTGGTCAACCCTTTTTACCTTGAaagatttttcaatattttaactAGCTTAGTAATTTTTTATCTCTACATAGATTTTAATTGAaagttcattaatttatttccacaattttcatatgaaaataaaataccaAGTGTTAGacaattgaaaatatttgacTGCATTTGGTGCAGATTTAAGTTTCAATCCAATTCAATACATTGCATGTatatttggtattttttttattgaccTTTACTTgtcagattttatttttttaacagtCAAGCTAGGTAGATTTTGATCATcactttaataaaatatattttattaaattatattattatgaaaagaattataacTTGTactatttgaatatttattttttaaaaatattatattaatttagttcaatttaaattagttaaattaactctaaaaataacatgacaaataaaaataaataaggagaATATACTTTATCATTTAACTATAGCTAATAGTGTGTTCAATTCACAATTAATCATACTATTTTTTCGAAcctatttaatttctttaatatttcaATAAGTGGAATATCAACGACATTCATAAGGGTAAAATGCAGAATCATAATGTGAAGTTACTACATTCTAAACTaatattaatttgtatatattcaactaaaattaaaactaatataaattttaaattaaaattattaaattcaatCGAACTCGGAAATTTAACACTCCCCTTTCCTCCTGCTAATAATGGACAGCTAATGCATTAAAGCTTTTActatatagtaataatatttctaCTAATGATAGTTTTTGCGATTTTACTTTCTTGCGAGTGTAATACATTTTAGACAAAAAAAGAATTAAccataattatgtatttataattaataatattaagcAGTTGCTTAGTTCATAGATGTCtcgaaattaaatttatacttcgaataattttatatttaacaaaataaaatataaatttataaatcgtAAATACTCGAttaaacttaaatttatattatctcACATTTCAGGTGAGATAAATTAGAGTTCAAGATTATAATCTTAGAAATATAATTTGGAAATAACTTAGTCAAACAACCCATTTGGTAACAAGGAAAATATTTgtcatcaaaatttattttaaatctcaaatattAAAAGGCCAGGTGTGTGAAaacgttttttttttatgggaaaataacaaacaattgattgattaattaaggtaattcatgataaataaaaatagacacAAATTCCCAGCTAAGACTTTCCATATACTTACATATAAATCCAACGGTAATATCATTTACCTTCCTAAATAATTAATgcaagttaattattttttcctctttttaaaccccacataattttctattttcttcaTCTCAAACACATTTtgcaattttaataattttctcatttctctctttgttcttaGTTCGGATCTACATATACACATATGGATTCTCTTTCATTTGTTGGCTTTTTCTTTGCgttcttttttagttttatatgtCTGTCTCAAGGCTATACGTTTTATGCTGGTGGTAAAGAAGGTTGGGTTTTAAACCCGTCTGAATCTTATGACCATTGGGCCAGAAGGAACCGCTTTCAAGTCAATGACACTATAGGTAAACCGTTTTCCTCTTCGTTATCATcgttgattttaaatttaaatctgTGAATCTAGAGCAAGATCATATATCACTTCAGCTAATATATgcgtttttctttttcatatatatataagtgaatcatcaaaattaacatTATACTTTTTATGTTCTAGAAACATCATAGATTAGATCACCCTATGCATAACACTTCAAATTGACATgtgatatttttgtgtttttattttttcaaaaacattaaaTTCTGTATCAAGAGATCGAGTATGAGATAAAGGGtatcttcaattttcttttatttatcgAGAGTTTAGTTTTGCGtcacaattttcttttatgttagagagttcttaatttattttttgaaaagtacggaaaaaaatattttctttatttgatcggatctaaaaaaaaaatttaagttattgAGTCACataggaaaacaaaaaaaaaaaacatacaaagcAACGAAAccatcataatattttttaacgcctcccaaaaaaaagtatgataaacatatttttttagtttaaattttatgcaGCCATGTAAAAATAGCTTATACTAGATAATTATTTGTCAAATCTCTCTTGATAGTGATAATTTGGTAAAAACTTAATTATATTACCAAAATGTTTACTAAGGTAACTACTGGTCAAtttcttaattatgttaatttagTAGTACACATAATTAGATTACTAAAATGTTTACTAAGTTAACTACTGGTCAATTATATAACCAAATTGCTTACTAAGGTAACTATGCGGTATACTTTTACGTTGTCAGTATATATAaatttcgttttttttttcagtATTTAAGTACAAGAAAGGGTATGATTCAGTTTATATGGTCCATGACAATGATGACTATTTAAAATGTAACAAAACAAGCCCAATCCATCATTTAAAAGATGGCCATTCTAAAGTGAGATTTACAAGAAATGGCCCATTTTATTTCATCGGTGGAAAAGACGATAACTGTGAGAAAGGTCAGAAGCTTCTAGTAGTTGTCATGTCGCCGAATCACCGCAAATCTTCATCTCCGGCGAGTTCTCCGGTGACAATCCCGACTCCTCCACCGGAATCTGTTTCTCCATCTCCGGCGCCGGCGGCATCCGCGGCGATTGCAGTGGATGTGAGCTCATCAAGTGTTCTGTTTGGAGTTTTTATCAGTTTAATTGCGGCAGCTGTTTTTctgtaatttgattttgattaatTTGCGTTAATTTTGGTTTTGTTTTAATGTGTTTGGTTACTCTAAACTCTTATTAGTTGTTGTGTTATGATAATTACTTTCATTAAGATCTAATTTTTTCGTTGTTTTATcgttgattttttattttaatgttattgaTGGTTaaacatgttttatttttatttttatttttatttttatttttatgagatgttagtgtctaaaatgaagtaCTTGCCAAATAAACGTGGCTGAATAATGAATATGTGTGAGACTTCTGGTGTCAAGAATGAAATACTTGTCAAAGAAACGTGGGTGCGGCTCAATCACATTAGTGATCGAAGGTTCAAATTAATTAGgagatttcaaattttataattatgtaaaaatgaTTTGTTcaaatggatttttttttactttttaagatgcaatataaattaatttttaaaatattattttatatttttagtgaaaaagattaatttttactataaataacattttatttatttcaattgtttCTCAGATTTTCGATTtgacattaattttaaaaggacaaaatttcggataaatatatcaaaatgtcttTTAATCTTATCGTTATAAGCATATGCAAAgtgtttaaatttaaaagttgacaaaaataaaagaaacatttttttctaaacGAATCAAAGAAGTAAATACGTGAGATGACTAacccatatattttttaaaaacaaaatttataataatttaattattaataaaaatgagaCTACAAATTTGAGAGCCTAATGTCACGGACTTTTTAATTCGGACaagactccgtgcggcacttgacGGTTTACTCACGATTCTTTCACGATCTCGCAAACTCAAGTAAGCCTCTCACAATTTGGATCGCTAAGAGAAATAGAAGGAAAGACACAAAGACAGATTTGGAAGAATGGACTAGTATTATTAGTCAATTGATGGATGATTTACAATTACATTGACcctactatttatactactctaaTAATTAAGAGTAAATAAATGCTATATACAAGTCCCTAAGTACATGCTTCATATCCCTAGAAGATGTCTTGAATTCTTCCAAAAGGACTCCTAGATTTCTCTAGTCTGCCCCAAGACTCTAGAAGACTTCTAGAATCCTTCCCAAGCCTCTCCAATGCCCAAGGCTGCTGCCCCTTCGTTTGCTACACACCTGGACCGCGCCTGCCCCTCAGTCTGCTGGGCCTTTGGGCCGTCTGGGCTGCAATCTGCCTGGTGTTGGACCTTTGGGCCGCCTGGGCTGCAATCTGCCTGGTGCTGGACCTTTGGGCCGCCTGGACATGTGGGCTGTCTGCCCCCTTGCATGCGCTGCAAGGTGCATGGGTAGGTGGCGTTCTGCCTGATTAGATGGCGGGACGTCACAATCTCCCCCACCCAATGATGCGACGACCGCGTCGCATTGCAACTGTATCGGCGTTGAGTTCTGCCGGGCGACCACATACTTGCGTACCCGATCAATCCCTTCGAGCAGCCTCTTCATCGATGGCCCGACCTTCCTCGACCCGATCTTACGAACTTCCTCCTTCAACAGAGGTAAGTGCCTTGGCGGTTTCTGAATCATCACGTCAGTGTTCCAACTCGGAACCCTCTTCGATCGCGGTGGCAAGGTCTTACCAGCACCATTGTCTTCTCTCGAACTTGCAATGGTTGCTGCCGGTGTTAGCCTCTTCCTCTCGTCGACCCACTCGAGCTTCATGGCTGTCAGTCTAGCCTGTCCCTCCGTCGCTTGTGCCTTCACCATGGGAACAGTATATTCCCTTCCTTTCTCCATGATTGTCAATTTTTGGAGATGAGGATCGATCACTGCATGGCACTGCTGGAAGAACTTCTGcccaagaataatatcaaagagATTAATGGGGGCGACGATGAATTTGGTCTTCCCTTGCCAATCGCCTACCGTGATGTTCACGCCGTGCGCAACTCCAACTATAGGAGTCGGTGATGCGTTGACAGTCCTGATTTGGGCGTTGCATGCACTATATCGCAACCCCAACTTTGTTGCTGCCGTCTTGGTCATAATGTTGACCTCCGCACCGGTGTCGACCAATGCACGAGCAATTTTCCCATTGATCGTGATGTCGACCGTTTGAGCCCACGCCATAGACTTTGCAAGTGCCTTCTCAGCATGCTTCGGCTCCTCTTGCCTTGGTTTATCTTGCCTTGGCCTCGTCGATGGTTGCTCGATGACAGCCCCGCATAGGCTTAACAAGCCCAACTGCTTAGTCTCCGCGACTTCATCTTCCTCTTGGGCTTTCTCTTCCTTCTTCTCACGAAGGATAGCACCAAGACTTTTCAGTTCAGGGCATCGTTTATAACCATGCGGTCCTTTGCATATGAAGCAACCATCCTTGGAATCCCTCACCGTGTTGCCACGATCTCCGAATTTCTTGTCGTTGGACTTGTAGGTGTCACGCTTATGAGGCCGCTGCTCCTCTCCTCGCCTCTTGGGTTGTGGCCTTTGCTCCTCGCCTTCGCCACTGTCTTCCCCACTATTATCGTAACTGCCTACCTCGTCGTCCTCATCGGCACTGAGAGACTTCTCCTGACTGAAGTCTGTCAAGGCTTCGGCCTGCGTAATGGCGTCGTCTATAGTCCTGACCTGCCGCCGCTCCAACTCCGTTCTGGCCCAATTTTGCAGCCCATCCATGAAGTAGAACAACGCATCGTCGTCCGTGAGGTTGGGAATCTGAAATGTAAGGGTGGTAAACTCCCGCACATACGCGCGTATGCTGCCCTTTTGTTTCAACTCCCTCAACTTGCGCTTTGTCTCATAGACAACGTTGCTAGGGAAGAATGCCTTTTTGAACTCCACACGGAACTGCTCCCATGTGTTCAACGTGCATGTCCCTTTTGCGATGTCAGACTCTTTACGCTTCCACCATAGTATGGCCGTCTCCGAAAGATACAACACAGCAGTGTTGATCTTAGTCGCATCACTACGAACCCGCATACACTTGAAATAATTTTCCAAGTGCCATAGGAAATTATCCACCTCTTGCGCGTCACAGACGCCTTTGAAGACAGGTGGCTTGGGCGCCTCGACTCTGGCTTCCCTTTCCCGGTCATGTGATGAGGATCCACCAACCTCTCTATCTTCCTCGAGTGCCGCCACCTTGGCCTTAAGCAACTCAACTGTGCCAATTGCTTCCCTAAATCTGAACTCTAAGGAAGTAATGGCCTCCTTTGTCTCGTACTCGGCTCGCTGGCGTGCCTCCAACTCCTTCCGGATGCTAACAACTTCTTCAAGGGAGTACTCTTCAAGGGTCTTGAAATTTCTGTCCGTCACGTTCAAGCGCTGGCCTATGATCTCCACGGCTTGCCTTGCCCTCTCGACACTGGCAATCCACTCATGTCCAATAGTAACGTCCACGGGCTCCTCGCCGGTGTCTTCGTCACTTCCATTGACAATAGTGGGCGGGAGAGATGTTTGCCCGTCGCTTGGTGTGGCCTGGGGCAGAATCACTTCATTCTCCTTCTGCTGCTTCTTccctttcttgtttttcttgcCTCCGTCAATGCGGACGTTGGGGGTGATGTTGGTGCCGACCAAGTCTCTgaacctgctctgataccacttgtcaCGGACTTTTTAATTCGGACaagactccgtgcggcacttgacGGTTTGCNAGGGAAGAATGCCTTTTTGAACTCCACACGGAACTGCTCCCATGTGTTCAACGTGCATGTCCCTTTTGCGATGTCAGACTCTTTACGCTTCCACCATAGTATGGCCGTCTCCGAAAGATACAACACAGCAGTGTTGATCTTAGTCGCATCACTACGAACCCGCATACACTTGAAATAATTTTCCAAGTGCCATAGGAAATTATCCACCTCTTGCGCGTCACGGACGCCTTTGAAGACAGGTGGCTTGGGCGCCTCGACTCTGGCTTCCCTTTCCCGGTCATGTGATGAGGATCCACCAACCTCTCTATCTTCCTCGAGTGCCGCCACCTTGGCCTTAAGCAACTCAACTGTGCCAATTGCTTCCCTAAATCTGAACTCTAAGGAAGTAATGGCCTCCTTTGTCTCGTACTCGGCTCGCTGGCGTGCCTCCAACTCCTTCCGGATGCTAACAACTTCTTCAAGGGAGTACTCTTCAAGGGTCTTGAAATTTCTGTTCGTCACGTTCAAGCGCTGGCCTATGATCTCAACGGCTTGCCTTGCCCTCTCGACACTGGCAATCCACTCATGTCCAATAGTAACGTCCACGGGCTCCTCGCCGGTGTCTTCGTCACTTCCATTGACAATAGTGGGCGGGAGAGATGTTTGCCCGTCGCTTGGTGTGGCCTGGGGCAGAATCACTTCATTCTCCTTCTGCTGCTTCTTCCCTTTCTTGTTCTTCTTGCCTCCGTCAATGCGGACGTTGGGGGTGATGTTGGTGCCGACCAAGTCTCTgaacctgctctgataccacttgtcaCGGACTTTTTAATTCGGACaagactccgtgcggcacttgacGGTTTGCTCACGATTCTTTCACGATCTCGCAAACTCAAGTAAGCCTCTCACAATTTGGATCGCTAAGAGAAATAGAAGGAAAGACACAAAGACAGATTTGGAAGAATGGACTAGTATTATTAGTCAATTGATGGATGATTTACAATTACATTGACcctactatttatactactctaaTAATTAAGAGTAAATAAATGCTATATACAAGTCCCTAAGTACATGCTTCATATCCCTAGAAGATGTCTTGAATTCTTCCAAAAGGACTCCTAGATTTCTCTAGTCTGCCCCACGACTCTAGAAGACTTCTAGAATCCTTCCCAAGCCTCTCCAATGCCCAAGGCTGCTGCCCCTTCGTTTGCTACACACCTGGACCGCGCCTGCCCCTCAGTCTGCTGGGCCTTTGGGCCGTCTGGGCTGCAATCTGCCTGGTGTTGGACCTTTGGGCCGCCTGGGCTGCAATCTGCCTGGTGCTGGACCTTTGGGCCGCCTGGACATGTGGGCTGTCTGCCCCCTTGCATGCGCTGCAAGGTGCATGGGTAGGTGGCGTTCTGCCTGATTAGATGGCGGGACGTCACAATCTCCCCCACCCAATGATGCGACGACCGCGTCGCATTGCAACTGTATCGGCGTTGAGTTCTGCCGGGCGACCACATACTTGCGTACCCGATCAATCCCTTCGAGCAGCCTCTTCATCGATGGCCCGACCTTCCTCGACCCGATCTTACGAACTTCCTCCTTCAACAGAGGTAAGTGCCTTGGCGGTTTCTGAATCATCACGTCAGTGTTCCAACTCGGAACCCTCTTCGATCGCGGTGGCAAGGTCTTACCAGCACCATTGTCTTCTCTCGAACTTGCAATGGTTGCTGCCGGTGTTAGCCTCTTCCTCTCGTCGACCCACTCGAGCTTCATGGCTGTCAGTCTAGCCTGTCCCTCCGTCGCTTGTGCCTTCACCATGGGAACAGTATATTCCCTTCCTTTCTCCATGATTGTCAATTTTTGGAGATGAGGATCGATCACTGCATGGCACTGCTGGAAGAACTTCTGcccaagaataatatcaaagagATTAATGGGGGCGACGATGAATTTGGTCTTCCCTTGCCAATCGCCTACCGTGATGTTCACGCCGTGCGCAACTCCAACTATAGGAGTCGGTGATGCGTTGACAGTCCTGATTTGGGCGTTGCATGCACTATATCGCAACCCCAACTTTGTTGCTGCCGTCTTGGTCATAATGTTGACCTCCGCACCGGTGTCGACCAATGCACGAGCAATTTTCCCATTGATCGTGATGTCGACCGTTTGAGCCCACGCCATAGACTTTGCAAGTGCCTTCTCAGCATGCTTCGGCTCCTCTTGCCTTGGTTTATCTTGCCTTGGCCTCGTCGATGGTTGCTCGATGACAGCCCCGCATAGGCTTAACAAGCCCAACTGCTTAGTCTCCGCGACTTCATCTTCCTCTTGGGCTTTCTCTTCCTTCTTCTCACGAAGGATAGCACCAAGACTTTTCAGTTCAGGGCATCGTTTATAACCATGCGGTCCTTTGCATATGAAGCAACCATCCTTGGAATCCCTCACCGTGTTGCCACGATCTCTGNNNNNNNNNNNNNNNNNNNNNNNNNNNNNNNNNNNNNNNNNNNNNNNNNNNNNNNNNNNNNNNNNNNNNNNNNNNNNNNNNNNNNNNNNCGCCTGCCCCTCAGTCTGCTGGGCCTTTGGGCCGCCTGGGCTGCAATCTGCCTGGTGCTGGACCTTTGGGCCGCCTGTGCTGCAGTCCGCCTGGACATGTGGGCTGTCTGCCCCCTTGCATGCGCTGCAAGGTGCACGGGTAGGTGGCGTTCTGCCTGATTAGATGGCGGGACGTCACACTAAGTACGTAAGATATGAGTACCTCTATCCTGGTTAGCAGATAAAATTTTTGTAGTAAGGATATATTCTACGACTACAAAAATGTTACGAAATTCTTAATGTCTATATAGAGTTTTCACTCATAAATATGTAAATCGCTTATAAATAGCGATTATTATATGATTCGACTAAtttaattacaatatttttcgATTtcaagcaaacaaaattttcgTTACATTCATAGTACATGATAAACATGACACCAACAACAATTATTACGCATCAAATACATTAATTCAgccaaaaaaaaggaagaaggaAGAGCTAGTTActtaaataaaactaaaactaaatcgAAAAATCAGTAATATTTATGATGTTCATGgagtaaaaaaaatgagattCTAGAATTGATCCTAGCATATCTTGTAATTTGAGTACAACCACCTATATTATTATGttgttagtttaaatatattatttgtttcGATTGTtatctaaattttattatatcgtTAAAATATATCGTTTGACAATGACAAGAAGTACCATTTTATGTAATCACTGATTTGGTGTGATCAATCATTACTTTTTCCCCCtcattttatcttattatataataaatctattttatcttttattctaCCTTTTATAATTATCCTATATCGTATCCTAGCATTACAAAAGTAAACGAATACAAGTAATACAACtgcatcaacatatacatatcaaataCATCCTATTGTATTGTTGATATGACTTGTATTTTATTGAATACAACATATATAAACATGTATTCATCCGCTCTCTAGCATCTCTCATCTTTTATCTATATATCAAGTTGTTGATCTTGTAAGTATCGAATACAACCAATATCAACTTGTATATATCATATTGGTTTTAGTTATATCAacgaaaatataatttatatcaacATAATGTATCCTCTCTCTCCCtccctctctctcccaaatctcACCTGTCTCCCTTCTCTCTCGTCCACGGCGCAATCTCTCTCACTCTTTCCCAAGTCAATGAATATACAGTAACATACAcattgtatataaatatatacacaatataCATACAGTAGCATATTTGTATGTATTTTATAATCTCATAATCAACTCTCTATATATTGTGGATAGGGGTGGAGCCAACATACTGTTATGGGGTCTGAACCTTCTTCGGcgaaaaatattactatttatacatggttaaaattacTTTTACGTATACATAGTCGATGCTGAACTCCCTTCATCTAATTCgtgtgtattttttttagattttgaacttcttattgaaaattctggCTCCACTATTGATGGTAGAAAGTAAATTTTGGCTCATTTTGTTACAATATATTAAGGACTATCTTGAAGAGTAGATTAGATGTCGATATGAGTGTTAGTTGTAAAGTTGAATTATAAATTAAGGTGATTGCGTAACGAAATTAAGAAGTTGATTTATTACATTTAGTGGTGCACGTTTCCACTTTTAAACACCCTTTTACCactccattttattttattttggcccccctaaaaaaaagttagatgtttcattttatttattcatttcaacaaatCAAAAGACTTCAATTACTTTTTGTATTAACATA contains these protein-coding regions:
- the LOC107025548 gene encoding early nodulin-like protein 1 encodes the protein MDSLSFVGFFFAFFFSFICLSQGYTFYAGGKEGWVLNPSESYDHWARRNRFQVNDTIVFKYKKGYDSVYMVHDNDDYLKCNKTSPIHHLKDGHSKVRFTRNGPFYFIGGKDDNCEKGQKLLVVVMSPNHRKSSSPASSPVTIPTPPPESVSPSPAPAASAAIAVDVSSSSVLFGVFISLIAAAVFL